A genomic window from Thermococcus nautili includes:
- a CDS encoding ferritin, protein MLSERMLKALNEQLNKELFSAYFYLGIAAYFKERGLDGFASWMEAQAEEELGHAMRFYDYIFNRGGTVELERIEKPKQSFESPLKAFEAVYLHEVGVTQSIFKLVDLAEEEKDRATYQFLQWFVEEQVEEEASTKAIVDKLKIIGDSPNGLFMLDRELGARKAALRNLLTQNGP, encoded by the coding sequence ATGCTGAGCGAAAGGATGCTTAAAGCTCTGAACGAACAGCTCAACAAGGAGCTCTTCTCGGCCTACTTCTACCTTGGAATCGCGGCCTACTTTAAGGAAAGGGGCCTCGACGGTTTCGCGAGCTGGATGGAAGCTCAGGCTGAGGAGGAGCTTGGACACGCGATGCGTTTCTACGACTACATCTTCAACAGGGGAGGAACCGTTGAGCTTGAGAGGATTGAGAAGCCCAAGCAGAGCTTTGAAAGCCCGCTCAAAGCCTTTGAGGCGGTTTACCTCCACGAGGTTGGCGTCACGCAGTCCATCTTCAAGCTCGTTGACTTGGCCGAGGAGGAGAAGGACAGGGCAACATATCAGTTCCTCCAGTGGTTCGTCGAGGAGCAGGTCGAGGAAGAAGCGAGCACAAAGGCGATAGTGGACAAGCTGAAGATAATTGGAGACAGTCCAAACGGCCTCTTCATGCTCGACCGGGAGCTGGGCGCGAGAAAGGCCGCACTGAGGAATCTGCTGACTCAGAATGGGCCGTGA
- a CDS encoding complex I subunit 5 family protein, translating to MSLYVMELALGLLFIASLVGLVSGKRAYYVTLVSSVFLFASAVEGLNGLSGEIIPFLPTTVRIDSLSALFLLVTAFITFTLSLYLLSYEVKGDERFLAMATNMALLSVVVFLSTNNIERLTLFYELFAVFTAVMVLASETRGSRKATWRYLVLTQVFGIIPLLMATGLAYGAVGSLHHLTFHGLRENLGNLAVSPAFLLVLFLSASLVRSGAFPFHVWVPRVYRSLPSPFIPVFLLGEALGVYMLLRVAHFVLPSGEALGYAVAFIGTVTAFATLYSFKEIRLKRKFAYHSVMDVGIAYFALGSSLVLQGTFLGTVALLGALLHVLYQVLYKSSLFFGLGAIEHYGEEPNICSMRKLLKGHVIALLMSLSVFSMAGIPPLSAFVSKWLIYTASMGTTNVLLWLMVVTIAFLGIFPLASIIQVRRINRLICKREVERDEVPFAIRTVTGIVSLASFLVAVFPFILLPWLTGSLEELGYPLPETPSQLFLGSPGSLIALVTLVAMAVIGWRIGKMPTERVSELLLIFYNMGDILRFTADYFLSLGKTFYLNRILPVIKVVPKHELPLIRDYDDALDYPVRHLDEAMFMPLIRAVERLARWGRSRNLDMNALISGFAIAMAILIVLLGVFT from the coding sequence ATGAGCCTCTACGTCATGGAACTGGCCCTCGGACTGCTATTCATAGCTTCACTCGTTGGCCTCGTCTCAGGAAAGCGGGCCTACTACGTTACCCTTGTCTCTTCCGTCTTCCTATTCGCGAGCGCCGTTGAGGGGTTGAACGGTCTCTCAGGTGAGATAATCCCCTTCCTCCCCACGACCGTCAGGATAGATTCCCTTTCAGCCCTCTTCCTGCTCGTAACTGCCTTCATCACGTTCACCCTCTCGCTCTACCTGCTCTCCTATGAGGTGAAGGGGGACGAGAGGTTCCTGGCAATGGCCACCAACATGGCACTCCTTTCGGTGGTGGTCTTTCTGTCAACGAACAACATAGAGAGGCTCACCCTGTTTTACGAGCTCTTCGCGGTCTTTACGGCCGTAATGGTGCTCGCCTCTGAGACGAGGGGCTCGAGAAAGGCCACATGGCGTTACCTCGTCCTCACGCAGGTCTTCGGCATAATCCCTCTTCTTATGGCGACCGGCTTGGCCTACGGCGCCGTCGGGAGCCTGCACCACCTGACCTTCCACGGCCTCCGCGAGAACCTTGGAAACCTCGCGGTCAGTCCTGCGTTTCTCCTCGTCCTCTTCCTCTCGGCTTCCCTCGTCAGGAGCGGGGCGTTCCCCTTCCACGTCTGGGTTCCGAGGGTTTACCGCTCGCTTCCGAGCCCCTTCATTCCGGTTTTCCTCCTCGGCGAGGCCCTTGGGGTTTACATGCTCCTCAGGGTTGCCCACTTCGTTCTCCCGTCTGGAGAGGCGCTCGGTTACGCTGTGGCATTCATCGGCACGGTTACGGCCTTTGCGACGCTCTACTCCTTCAAGGAAATCAGGCTCAAGCGCAAGTTCGCCTACCACAGCGTTATGGACGTTGGAATAGCCTACTTCGCCCTCGGGAGCTCCCTCGTGCTCCAGGGAACCTTCCTCGGAACCGTTGCGCTCCTCGGAGCTTTGCTTCACGTCCTGTATCAGGTGCTCTACAAGAGCTCCCTCTTCTTCGGCCTCGGCGCGATAGAGCACTACGGCGAGGAGCCGAACATATGCTCGATGAGAAAGCTCCTCAAGGGGCACGTCATCGCGCTCCTGATGTCGCTCTCCGTCTTTTCGATGGCCGGAATTCCTCCCCTCTCGGCCTTCGTGAGCAAGTGGCTCATCTACACGGCTTCAATGGGCACTACCAACGTCCTCCTCTGGCTGATGGTCGTCACGATAGCATTCCTGGGAATATTCCCGCTGGCCTCGATAATCCAGGTCAGGAGGATAAACAGGCTCATCTGTAAGAGGGAAGTTGAAAGGGATGAAGTTCCCTTCGCGATAAGAACCGTCACGGGAATAGTCTCGCTCGCGAGCTTCCTCGTGGCGGTGTTCCCGTTCATCCTGCTCCCATGGCTGACGGGTTCACTCGAAGAACTCGGCTACCCCCTGCCAGAGACTCCGTCACAGCTCTTCCTGGGAAGTCCCGGTTCGCTCATTGCACTCGTCACGCTCGTGGCTATGGCGGTCATCGGCTGGAGAATCGGTAAGATGCCAACGGAGCGCGTCAGCGAGCTCCTGCTCATCTTCTACAACATGGGCGACATACTGCGCTTCACGGCTGACTACTTCCTCTCTCTGGGCAAGACCTTTTACCTCAACAGGATTCTCCCGGTCATAAAGGTCGTTCCGAAGCACGAGCTCCCGCTCATCAGGG
- a CDS encoding hydrogenase 4 subunit D — protein MIGLLTTLTFTVPLIGGLILFRLDERKADVIMLASFISAMITQLGVAVLYLLGHEELIHITYLKSAQFGEVYGLIIDPMSVLIGTVVAVAGFVFMFYGVEYMSERNVGHPGGKGRGLFYAWMTLFEGATLGFIYSSTFLGLLIFFELMGLACWGVVSYYNTKEARRAGFKAFIIPNVGAMIGFYTAIYVGLTQLHDLSLFSLSKVSPEVKPWLFLALLIAGYTKSAQFPTYSWIPDAMEAPTPASAFLHGAAMVEMGVYLVARVIQFIGPLPVWVFYFMAVMVSLTLLIPILNYPVQKDAKRLLAYSTVAEAGIMFSGLTYAVLGLTGKAPGFDIGLKAAMFQLTTHAFVKGLAFLTAGTFTYSLGTLDLRRISGLREILPVNGLAWTVALLGLAGLPPMGIAFSKAELITNLSLVKVSALAWLPIIMVLTDSAVFLWVGLKWITKNVFGRPNVEKVSTHPIITASLVTLIVLTLVSAYLAYPLVEEITFYGVIP, from the coding sequence ATGATAGGCCTTCTCACAACACTAACCTTCACAGTCCCTCTCATCGGCGGGTTAATCCTCTTCAGGCTCGACGAGAGAAAAGCGGACGTTATAATGCTCGCCTCCTTCATATCGGCGATGATTACCCAGCTCGGCGTTGCGGTCCTCTATCTCCTCGGCCACGAGGAGCTTATTCACATCACTTATCTCAAAAGCGCCCAGTTCGGCGAGGTTTACGGCCTTATAATCGACCCCATGAGCGTTTTGATAGGCACTGTTGTTGCCGTTGCCGGTTTCGTATTCATGTTCTACGGAGTCGAGTACATGAGCGAGAGGAACGTCGGCCATCCTGGAGGGAAGGGCAGGGGACTCTTCTACGCCTGGATGACGCTCTTTGAAGGTGCCACCCTTGGATTCATCTACTCCTCCACGTTCCTCGGCCTGCTCATCTTCTTCGAGCTGATGGGGCTTGCCTGTTGGGGCGTCGTGAGCTATTACAACACGAAGGAGGCGAGGAGGGCCGGCTTCAAGGCCTTCATAATCCCGAACGTTGGAGCGATGATAGGCTTCTACACGGCCATCTACGTTGGCCTCACCCAGCTTCATGATTTGAGTCTGTTCTCGCTCTCAAAGGTTTCCCCCGAGGTAAAGCCCTGGCTGTTCCTCGCTTTACTCATAGCTGGCTACACCAAGAGCGCCCAGTTTCCGACCTACTCGTGGATTCCCGATGCTATGGAGGCCCCAACCCCCGCGAGCGCTTTCCTTCACGGCGCGGCGATGGTTGAGATGGGCGTTTACCTCGTAGCGAGGGTTATCCAGTTCATCGGCCCCCTCCCCGTCTGGGTCTTCTACTTCATGGCCGTCATGGTCTCCCTCACGCTCCTCATTCCGATACTCAACTACCCGGTTCAGAAGGACGCGAAGAGACTGCTCGCTTACTCAACGGTTGCCGAGGCCGGAATAATGTTCTCCGGCCTGACCTACGCCGTCCTCGGCCTCACGGGTAAGGCACCGGGCTTTGACATCGGCCTCAAAGCGGCGATGTTCCAGCTGACTACTCACGCCTTCGTGAAGGGCCTGGCCTTTCTCACCGCCGGAACCTTCACGTACTCCCTCGGGACCCTTGACCTGAGGCGGATAAGCGGTCTCAGGGAAATCCTGCCCGTGAACGGCCTCGCGTGGACGGTGGCGCTCCTCGGACTGGCAGGTCTTCCTCCGATGGGAATAGCCTTCAGCAAGGCCGAGCTGATAACCAACCTGAGCCTCGTCAAGGTTTCCGCCCTGGCCTGGCTCCCGATTATCATGGTTCTAACCGATTCAGCCGTCTTCCTCTGGGTCGGCCTCAAGTGGATAACGAAGAACGTCTTCGGCAGGCCCAACGTCGAAAAGGTCAGCACCCACCCGATAATAACCGCGTCGCTCGTGACCCTCATCGTCCTGACGCTGGTCTCGGCTTACCTCGCCTATCCGCTCGTGGAGGAGATAACCTTCTACGGGGTGATACCATGA